Proteins encoded in a region of the Trichosurus vulpecula isolate mTriVul1 chromosome 9, mTriVul1.pri, whole genome shotgun sequence genome:
- the ARL6IP5 gene encoding PRA1 family protein 3, with the protein MDFQVPALRAWDDFFPGSDRFARPDFRDISKWNNRVVSNLLYYQTNYMVVAAIVISIVGFLSPFNMILGGTVVVLVFTGFVWAAQNKDFLRRLKRVYPTTFVMVVMLFSYFLISFFGGVMVFVFGITLPLLLMFIHASLRLRNIKNKLENKMEEIGLKKTPMGIILDALDQHEDSFNKFADYISKAKE; encoded by the exons ATGGACTTCCAAGTCCCCGCGCTCCGCGCCTGGGATGACTTCTTCCCGGGCTCCGACCGCTTCGCGCGCCCCGACTTCAGGGACATTTCCAAATGGAACAACCGAGTGGTCAGCAACCTGCTCTATTACCAGACCAACTACATGGTGGTCGCGGCCATAGTGATCTCCATCGTGGG GTTCCTGAGTCCCTTCAACATGATCCTGGGGGGCACGGTGGTGGTGCTGGTGTTCACGGGCTTCGTGTGGGCTGCCCAGAATAAAGATTTCCTTCGCCGCCTGAAAAGGGTGTACCCCACCACCTTTGTCATGGTGGTCATGCTGTTCAGTTACTTCCTCATCTCCTTCTTTGGCGGTGTCATGGTCTTCGTGTTTGGAATCACCCTTCCTCTGCTGC TGATGTTCATCCATGCTTCTTTGAGACTTCGGAATATCAAGAACAAACTAGAGAACAAGATGGAAGAGATAGGCTTGAAGAAAACCCCTATGGGCATCATTCTCGATGCTCTGGATCAGCACGAAGACAGCTTCAACAAATTCGCTGATTATATCAGTAAAGCAAAAGAATAA